A region from the Dendropsophus ebraccatus isolate aDenEbr1 chromosome 1, aDenEbr1.pat, whole genome shotgun sequence genome encodes:
- the LOC138785975 gene encoding olfactory receptor 10A7-like, whose amino-acid sequence MGTAVKSRRRARKTEDAANPEDADQDPGTENLTVVTEFFLLGFQGSQLLRNVLFFLFLLVFGATICINLLIILLTSISKILHTPMYFFISQLAISDLLLTTDIVPNLLLTVLMNGRAISFVGCITQLYFSLVPMGFDCLLLTVMSYDRYVAICNPLRYVTIMTNTYCMKLAFICWLLGFLFASVDTITPALLIFCGPNLIDHLFCDLVPVLGNVCSDTSIVQLEMFLLSIPLIFFPILMIVYSYVNIIVNILRIPSNTGRQKAFSTCSSHLIVVSIFYCTLFSIYVFPTRGQSSTINKITCLLYTMFIPLLNPIIYSLRNKDIRKAIRDTFPTHMT is encoded by the exons ATGGGGACCGCCGTAAAGAGCCGAAGACGCGCccgaaagacggaggacgccgcaaacccggaagacgccgatcaggaccccgggacag AAAATCTTACAGTGGTCACAGAGTTTTTCCTGTTAGGATTTCAGGGAAGTCAACTTTTAAGGAATGTTCTATTCTTTCTGTTCCTTCTTGTTTTTGGTGCAACTATATGTATTAATCTGCTGATCATATTATTGACGTCTATAAgcaagatcctccacaccccGATGTACTTCTTCATCTCCCAGCTGGCTATCAGTGACCTCCTGCTGACCACAGATATTGTCCCCAACCTGCTCCTCACTGTACTGATGAATGGAAGAGCCATCAGTTTTGTTGGTTGTATCACTCAACTTTATTTTTCCTTAGTTCCGATGGGTTTTGACTGTCTTCTTCTTACTGTGATGTCCTATgacagatatgtggccatctgtaatccTCTCCGTTATGTTACTATTATGACAAACACCTATTGTATGAAGTTAGCCTTTATATGCTGGTTATTAGGCTTTTTGTTTGCATCGGTTGACACCATCACCCCAGCACTGCTGATCTTCTGTGGACCAAATCTCATTGACCATTTATTCTGCGACCTTGTTCCAGTACTGGGAAATGTTTGTTCAGATACCTCCATTGTTCAGCTTGAGATGTTTTTACTAAGcattcctttaatttttttccctatcCTAATGATTGTTTATTCGTATGTTAATattatagttaatatattaaggATCCCATCCAATACCGgtagacagaaagccttctccacctgtagctcccacctcattgtggtctCCATATTCTACTGCACTCTCTTCAGTATTTATGTTTTCCCAACAAGAGGACAATCCTCGACCATCAATAAAATCACTTGCCTGCTGTACACCATGTTTATTCCTCTGCTTAATCCCATCATCTACAGTCTGCGGAATAAGGACATCAGGAAAGCCATACGGGATACTTTTCCTACACATATGACTTAA